From Nocardioides faecalis:
GCGAGCGCGCGGTGCGCCCTGACGGGATCCGCATCGACCTCGTCGCGGTGATGCGACCGGCCCGCGGGCCCGCGCAGGTGGAGCACGTGCGAGGGCTGTGCTGATGCCGTTCGCGACCGCGCAGTGTGTGGCGCTCAACGGCGCCCGCGGACACCTCATCGACGTCCAGGCCGACGTCTCCGTCGGCGCCGCCACGCTCGTGATCGTCGGGCGCGCCGATGCCGCACTGCGCGAGGGGATGGACCGGGTCCGGATGGCGATCATCAACAGCGACCTGGAGTGGCCCTCGGCCAAGCGGATCACCATCCTGCTCTCGCCGGCCGACCTGCCGAAGTCGGGCACCCAGTTCGACCTGGCCATGGCGATCGGTGTCCTCGCCGCGGCCGGGCAGGTCGAGCTGCGTCACCTCGCCGAGACGGTGTTCATCGGCGAGCTCACGCTTGCCGGCGGACTGCGACCGGCCGTCGGCGTGCTGCCGATGACGCTGGCCGCCGCCGAGCGTGGGGCGCGACGGGTCGTCGTACCCGAGCCGCAGGCGGAGGAGGCGATGATGGTGCCCGGCGTCGAGGTAGTCGGCGCACGCTCGCTGGCGCAGGTGCTCGCCTACCTGGCGGGTGACGACCTGCCCGAGGCGCCACCGGTCCCGCCCTCCTCGGGCACCAACCTGATCACCTGGCGCGGCGAGGAGCGGCTCGACGAGCTCGACCTCGCCGACCTGCGCGGGATGCTGGACGAGAAGTACGCCGTCGAGGTGGCCGCCGCCGGCAACCACGCCGTCCTGCTGTCCGGTGCCCGCGGCTGCGGCAAGACCAGCCTCGCCGAGCGGATCCCGACCATCCTGCCGGACCTGAGCGCCGAGGAGTCCCTCGAGCTGACCGCCCTGCACTCGCTCGCCGGGGTGCTCGACCCGGGCCAGGGCATGGTGCGGCGCCCACCCTTCGCGGCTCCGCACCACGACGCCAGCAAGGCGAGCGTGATCGGGGGAGGGCTCGGGCAGGTGCAACCAGGCGAGCTCAGCCGGGCCCACTGCGGCGTCCTCTTCCTCGACGAGTTCCCCCTGTTCCGCTCCGACGTGATCGACGCCCTGCGGCAACCGTTGGAGAGCGGTGACATCACCATCGCGCGCCGCGACGAGTCGGTCACGCTCCCGGCGGGCGGCATGCTGGTGCTGGCCGCGAACCCGTGCCCCTGCGGCAGCTGGACCGTCGACGCCCGGACCAACCGGTGCAAGTGCGCGGAGCGGATCCGTCGCTCCTACCAGGCCCGCACCTCCGGGCCGGTCGCCGATCGGATCGACATCCTGCGCCACGTCCAGCCGGCCACACCCGCCAGCGCCGACCCCTTCGCCCCCGTGGAGACCTCCGCCGAGGTCCGGGAGCGGGTGCGCGCCGCGCGGGACCGCCAGGTGCGGCGGTACGCCGACCGCAGCTGGCGCTACAACAGCCAGGTCCCCAGCCCGCGGCTCAAGGACACCTGGCCCGTCAGCGAGGCCGGGCAGCGGCTGCTCGACGAGGAGACGTACCGCGGACGCCTCAGCGCCCGGGGAGCGGTCCGGGTGCTGAGGGTCGCGTGGACGGTGGCCGACCTGGCCTCCGTGCGGACCGGACGTGACATCACCCCAGGGGCGGAGGAGGTGGCGGCCGCGCTCAGGTTGCGCCTGGGGGAGCCGCTGGACCTGAGCACGGTCCGCGGTCGCCCGACGTGGGCCGGAGCGGAGCGCGCCGGATGACCGGGACCCCGCCCCTCAAGCGCACGCCCCTGGACAGCACGGCCCTCGCCGCCGCGCCCATCCCGGGCTCCGGGGCCGACCGCGACGCCGAGCGACTCGCTCGCGCGACGATCAGCATGGTCGTCGAGCCCGGCGACCTGCGCTGCCTGGGCCTGACCGGCCGCCTCGGCGGCGTCGAGTTCCTCGACGTGCTGCGGCGCCACCCGGACCTGCGCCCCGAACTGGCCGCAGCCTCCGCCCGGCTCGCCGAGGTGGAGCCCGAGCGGACGCTCGAGCAGGCCGAGCGCCAGGGGATCCGGTTCGTCATCCCCGGGGACGAGGAGTGGCCCGAGCAGCTCGAGGACCTCACAGAGGCGGGCGAGCTGCAGCAGCGCGGCGAGGTGCCCGCGGGCCTGTGGGTGAAGGGGCCGCTGCGCCTGGACCGGCTGGGACGTTCTGTGGCGATCGTCGGGTCCCGCTCCGCCACGACGTACGGCGACCAGCTGGCCAGCGACCTGGCCGCGGTCGTGGCAGCAGCCGGTCATCCCGTGGTCTCGGGTGCGGCGTTCGGCATCGACTACGCGGCGCACCGCGGAGCGGTCGGGGCGGGGGCGGCGACCGTGGCGGTGCTGGCGTGCGGGGTGGACCGGGCCTACCCGGCGGCCCACCGCGACATGCTGCGCTACCTCGGGGAGAACCACGCCGTCGTCTCCGAGGCGCCCCTGGGTGCCTCGCCGTTCCGGATCCGGTTCCTGGCCCGCAACCGGGTCATCGCCGCCCTCACCCGCGGCACCGTCGTGGTCGAGGCGGCGGTGCGCAGCGGCGCGTTGAACACCGCCAGCTGGGCGGAGCGGTTGAACCGGGTGGTGATGGGCACGCCCGGTCCGCTCACCAGCGTCGCCTCCCAGGGCGTGAACCAGCTGCTGCGCTCCGGTGCGGCGACGCTCGTCACCGGACCCGACGACGTCCTCGAGCTGCTCGGGTCCGCAGGGGAGAACCTCACCCAGGAGCTGCGTGCCCCGGAGCAGGAGCGCGACCGCCTGTCGGTGCCCGAGCGCCAGGTGCTCGATGCCGTCCCGGTCCTCGAGCCGGCACCGACGGCGTCGATCGCGTTCGTCGCCGGGCTCGGTGCGCCGCAGGTCGCCCACTTCCTGGAGGGCCTGGAGGAGCGAGGTCTCGTGGAGGCGCGGGCAGGCGGGTGGCGGCTGACCGAGCGCGGTCGCGCGTGAGCCCACCGCCTCATCGGATGGGAGCGCCGCTCGTCAGGAGGAGGCGAGACCGGCCGCCCGTGTCGGCAGCGTGGCGGCCCCGGTCGGGGCGGGCGCCGTCCTAGGATCGGGCGGTGAGCACGGACGCCGACCACGCGCTGCCCGAGGCCCACGCCCGGGTGCTGGCCGACTACGAGCGCCACCTCGTCAGCGAGCGCGACCTCGCACCGCACACGGTGCGGGCCTACCGCGGCGACCTCGCCGCGCTGCTGGAGCATGCGAGCAGGCTCGGCATCGACGACGTCGCCGACCTCGACCTCCGCTCGCTGCGCAGCTGGCTGGCCAAGCAGCAGAGCCTGGGCCTCTCGCGCACCACGCTCGCCCGGCGGGCCACCGCGGCCCGGGTCTTCACCGCCTGGCTGGCCCGCACCGGCCGGGCTCCCGGCGACGCCGGCTCCGCCCTCGGCTCCCCGAAGCCGCACCGCACGCTGCCCGACGTGCTGCGTGCCGACGAGGCGCACGAGCTGCTCCGCGCGGCGAGCGCGCTGGCCGACGACGGCACCCCGGTGGGGCTGCGCGACGTGGCGATGCTCGAGCTGCTCTACGCCACCGGCGTGCGGGTGGGGGAGCTGTGCGGCCTCGACGTCGACGACGTCGACCGCGACCGCAACCTGGTCCGGGTCCTGGGCAAGGGCCGCAAGGAACGCACCGTCCCCTTCGGCACGCCGGCCGCGAGAGCGCTCGACCGGTGGCTCCGCGAGGGCCGGCCCCAGCTGCTCCGACCGGGGTCGGGCCCCGCCCTCTTCCTGGGCGCGCGCGGCGGGCGGATCGACCAGCGGGCGGTGCGCACCCTCGTGCACCGCCGGATCGCCGACGTGCCCGGCGCACCCGACCTCGGGCCGCACGGGCTGCGGCACACCGCCGCCACCCACCTGCTGGAGGGTGGCGCCGACCTGCGCTCGGTGCAGGAGCTGCTCGGCCACGCCTCTCTGGCCACGACCCAGCGCTACACGCACGTCACCACCGACCGACTCCGCCGCGCCTACCAGCAGGCTCACCCACGGGCCTGACCAGCACCGTCAGACCCACCAGCGCCGAGCAGCCCCACCAGTCGCGGCCAGGAGACGCCCGGTGCGCCCGGTACGCCCGCCGGCGCCGGCCGGTCGCGCCACAGGGGCAGCAGCCGCACCGGACCGCCGCCGACCAGCCGCAGCGGATCCAGGTACGTCTCGCCGCGCAACCAGCCCCAGTGCAGGCACGCCTGGGGGAAGCAGTGCGACCCGACGAGCTCGAGGCTGCCGATCACCGCACCCGCCGCCACCTCCTGGCCCACCGCCACGGCGCCCGCCACCGGCTCGTACGTCGTCCGGGTGTCGCCGTGGCTGACGGTCACCACGCCACGGCCGGCGATCCGGCCGACGAAGGCGACCCGGCCCGGCAACGCCGTCCGGACCTGCTGGCCGGCGTGGCCGGCGAGGTCGACGCCCCGGTGCCCGGCGCCGTAAGGACCATCCGGCGGATCGAAGCGCCGGTGCACCCGCGGCTGCGGCTGCAACGGCCACACCCCGACCGGGTCGTCTCCGGACACGGCAGCCCGTGCAGTCGTGCTGGCAGTCCCACCGGTGGTCCGACCGGAGGCGCCGAGGGCAGGGGCCCCGGGAGCCGACGGCACCGCGAGCAGCACGCTCAGGACCAGTGCCGTGCGGAGGGGCAACAGGAGACGTCGGGCCATGCCTGCAGCCTGCGCCGCGCCGCCCCGACACGGGTCCCGATCCCCGGCAGCTGTGGACGGCAGGTGCGCCCGGGCCCGGCTGTGCAGGACCGGTGGCCACGGATTGGCTCGCCGGGTGCCGTTCGCCGTAGGCTGATCCGTACCGGTCCGCCCTGGGCCGGAATTCGCTCGCCCGCTGACCACGACAGGCCCTTCGGGACCTGGTCTCCCGTGGACGTCGGTCCTCGGTCCACCCGGCTCGCGCCAGGTGGTCGGACCACGTGCAGGCGACAGGACCAACCGAAACCACAACAGGAGATCACTATGGCTGTCGTGACCATGCGCCAGCTCCTCGAGAGCGGTGTCCACTTCGGACACCAGACCCGTCGCTGGAACCCGAAGATGAAGCGGTTCATCCTCACGGACCGCAACGGCATCTACATCATCGACCTGCAGCAGTCGCTGGCCTACATCGACCGCAGCTACGCGTTCATCAAGGACACCGTGGCCAAGGGCGGCACGATCATGTTCATCGGCACGAAGAAGCAGGCGCAGGAGTCGATCGCCGAGCAGGCGACCCGCGTCGGCATGCCCTACGTCAACCAGCGTTGGCTCGGCGGCATGCTCACCAACTTCTCGACCGTGAGCCAGCGGATCAGCCGCCTCAAGGAGCTCGACGACGTCGACTTCGAGACCGTCGCCGGTTCGGGTCGCACCAAGAAGGAGCTCCTGCAGATGAAGCGGGAGCACGTCAAGCTCGACAAGACCCTGGGCGGCATCCGCGACATGACCCGGACGCCCTCCGCGGTCTGGATCGTCGACACCAACAAGGAGCACCTCGCGGTCGAGGAGGCCCGCAAGCTGCGGATCCCGATCATCGCGATCCTGGACTCCAACTGCGACCCCGACCTCGTCGACTTCCCGATCCCGGGCAACGACGACGCGATCCGTGCCGTGGGCCTGCTGACCCGCGTCGTCGCGGACGCCGTGGCCGAGGGCCTCATCGCCCGCTCCGGCGGCAGCTCGTCCTCGAGCGCCCCCGCCGCGCAGGAGCCGCTGGCCGAGTGGGAGCGCGAGCTCCTCGAGGGTGACGCGGAGAAGGTCGCCGTCGAGGCCACCGGTGGCGACGCCGCCACCGACGCCCCGGCTTCCGAGGCCACCGGCGCCTCCAGCGAGGGCACCGAGGCCGCTGCGACGTCCGAGGCGCCCGCCGAGGCCGCTCCGGTGTCCGACGCACCCGCCGAGGCCTGAGCCTCCGCTCCACCCAAGGCACCGAGCAGAAGCGGGACGCCGACCCGGCACACACACCGGGGCGTCCCGCTTCTGCTCACACGAACCGATTTCGAGGAGAACCCATGGCATTCACTGCTGCTGACGTCAAGAAGCTCCGCGAGGCGACCTCCGCCGGGATGATGGACTGCAAGAAGGCGCTGGACGAGACCGACGGCGACTTCGACAAGGCCGTCGAGCTGCTCCGCGTCAAGGGTGCGGCCAAGGCTGCGGCCCGTGGCGCCGAGCGCGAGACCTCCGCCGGCCTGGTCGCCAACGCGGGCGGCGCGCTCATCGAGCTGCGCTCGGAGACCGACTTCGTGGCGAAGAACGAGGACTTCATCGCCACCGCGCAGAAGATCGCCGAGGCGGTCAACGAGGGCAAGGCCTCCGACGTGGAGGCCGCCAAGGCGCTGCCGCTGGGCGACAGCACCGTCGGCGCGGTCGTCGAGAACCTCGCGATCACGATCGGCGAGAAGATCGAGCTCGGCAACGTCGCGTACTTCGACGGCGAGACCACCGTCTACCTGCACAAGCGTGCGGCCGACCTGCCGCCCGCCGTCGGCGTGCTGGTGGAGTACGAGGGTGACGAGGCCGCCGCCCGCGGCGCCGCCATGCAGGTCGCCGCCCTCAAGGCGAAGTACCTGACCCGCGACGAGGTCCCGGCCGACGCCGTGGCCGCGGAGAAGGACGTGCTCACCAAGAAGACGATCGAGGAGGGCAAGCCGGAGGCTGCCGTCGCCAAGATCGTCGAGGGCCGCCTCGGCGGGTACTTCAAGGAGATCGTCCTGCTCGAGCAGGAGTCGGTCAGCGAGTCGAAGAAGACGGTCAAGGCCGTCCTCGACGCCGCCGGCACCACCGTGAAGCGGTTCGTCCGGTTCGAGGTCGGCGCCTGAGCGACGGTCCTCCCGGCACCGTACGACGGCCGGCACCACGCACGTGGTGCCGGCCGTCGGCTTTTTTTGGTCCCTCCCAGGCGCGGCAGGGGAGGTTCGCGACCCCCGTGGCGGTGTAGTTTGATGGTTTCGGCGACCGGACATACTCCGGTCGAGGGCGCCCTCCGCAGGGGGAGCCCGGCTCAGGTGAAGGAGAACGTCAGTGGGACTCATTCAGGCGGCGGCCGGCGCGATCGGCGGAACCCTCGGCGACCAGTGGGTCGACTTCTACGGGATCCCGGATGGCATCAGCTCGACGGTGGCGGTCTTCCCCGCCGTGGCGAAGGGCCAGAACGCGGACCGTGGCAGCAACAAGCGCGGCTCCGAGGGCGTCATCACCAACGGCTCGAAGTTCATCGTGCCGGAGGGCTACGGCCTGGTGCTGCTCGAGGACGGTGCGTTCACCGGCTTCGCTGCCGAGCCGGGTGCCTACATCTGGAACTCCGACGAGCCGGCGTCGCAGTCGGTGTTCACCGGCGGCGGCCTCGTCGACGCGGTGATCAAGCAGAGCTGGGAGCGGTTCAAGTTCGGCGGGCGCCCCTCGGCGCAGCAGA
This genomic window contains:
- the dprA gene encoding DNA-processing protein DprA — encoded protein: MTGTPPLKRTPLDSTALAAAPIPGSGADRDAERLARATISMVVEPGDLRCLGLTGRLGGVEFLDVLRRHPDLRPELAAASARLAEVEPERTLEQAERQGIRFVIPGDEEWPEQLEDLTEAGELQQRGEVPAGLWVKGPLRLDRLGRSVAIVGSRSATTYGDQLASDLAAVVAAAGHPVVSGAAFGIDYAAHRGAVGAGAATVAVLACGVDRAYPAAHRDMLRYLGENHAVVSEAPLGASPFRIRFLARNRVIAALTRGTVVVEAAVRSGALNTASWAERLNRVVMGTPGPLTSVASQGVNQLLRSGAATLVTGPDDVLELLGSAGENLTQELRAPEQERDRLSVPERQVLDAVPVLEPAPTASIAFVAGLGAPQVAHFLEGLEERGLVEARAGGWRLTERGRA
- the tsf gene encoding translation elongation factor Ts, giving the protein MAFTAADVKKLREATSAGMMDCKKALDETDGDFDKAVELLRVKGAAKAAARGAERETSAGLVANAGGALIELRSETDFVAKNEDFIATAQKIAEAVNEGKASDVEAAKALPLGDSTVGAVVENLAITIGEKIELGNVAYFDGETTVYLHKRAADLPPAVGVLVEYEGDEAAARGAAMQVAALKAKYLTRDEVPADAVAAEKDVLTKKTIEEGKPEAAVAKIVEGRLGGYFKEIVLLEQESVSESKKTVKAVLDAAGTTVKRFVRFEVGA
- a CDS encoding tyrosine recombinase XerC, which translates into the protein MSTDADHALPEAHARVLADYERHLVSERDLAPHTVRAYRGDLAALLEHASRLGIDDVADLDLRSLRSWLAKQQSLGLSRTTLARRATAARVFTAWLARTGRAPGDAGSALGSPKPHRTLPDVLRADEAHELLRAASALADDGTPVGLRDVAMLELLYATGVRVGELCGLDVDDVDRDRNLVRVLGKGRKERTVPFGTPAARALDRWLREGRPQLLRPGSGPALFLGARGGRIDQRAVRTLVHRRIADVPGAPDLGPHGLRHTAATHLLEGGADLRSVQELLGHASLATTQRYTHVTTDRLRRAYQQAHPRA
- a CDS encoding YifB family Mg chelatase-like AAA ATPase, translated to MPFATAQCVALNGARGHLIDVQADVSVGAATLVIVGRADAALREGMDRVRMAIINSDLEWPSAKRITILLSPADLPKSGTQFDLAMAIGVLAAAGQVELRHLAETVFIGELTLAGGLRPAVGVLPMTLAAAERGARRVVVPEPQAEEAMMVPGVEVVGARSLAQVLAYLAGDDLPEAPPVPPSSGTNLITWRGEERLDELDLADLRGMLDEKYAVEVAAAGNHAVLLSGARGCGKTSLAERIPTILPDLSAEESLELTALHSLAGVLDPGQGMVRRPPFAAPHHDASKASVIGGGLGQVQPGELSRAHCGVLFLDEFPLFRSDVIDALRQPLESGDITIARRDESVTLPAGGMLVLAANPCPCGSWTVDARTNRCKCAERIRRSYQARTSGPVADRIDILRHVQPATPASADPFAPVETSAEVRERVRAARDRQVRRYADRSWRYNSQVPSPRLKDTWPVSEAGQRLLDEETYRGRLSARGAVRVLRVAWTVADLASVRTGRDITPGAEEVAAALRLRLGEPLDLSTVRGRPTWAGAERAG
- the rpsB gene encoding 30S ribosomal protein S2, with the protein product MAVVTMRQLLESGVHFGHQTRRWNPKMKRFILTDRNGIYIIDLQQSLAYIDRSYAFIKDTVAKGGTIMFIGTKKQAQESIAEQATRVGMPYVNQRWLGGMLTNFSTVSQRISRLKELDDVDFETVAGSGRTKKELLQMKREHVKLDKTLGGIRDMTRTPSAVWIVDTNKEHLAVEEARKLRIPIIAILDSNCDPDLVDFPIPGNDDAIRAVGLLTRVVADAVAEGLIARSGGSSSSSAPAAQEPLAEWERELLEGDAEKVAVEATGGDAATDAPASEATGASSEGTEAAATSEAPAEAAPVSDAPAEA
- a CDS encoding M23 family metallopeptidase — its product is MARRLLLPLRTALVLSVLLAVPSAPGAPALGASGRTTGGTASTTARAAVSGDDPVGVWPLQPQPRVHRRFDPPDGPYGAGHRGVDLAGHAGQQVRTALPGRVAFVGRIAGRGVVTVSHGDTRTTYEPVAGAVAVGQEVAAGAVIGSLELVGSHCFPQACLHWGWLRGETYLDPLRLVGGGPVRLLPLWRDRPAPAGVPGAPGVSWPRLVGLLGAGGSDGAGQARG